The Granulicella arctica genome segment CTACACCTCGGGGACGGTCGGGACGCTCTACGTCGCACGCTATGGCAACTACCTCGTCGGCCTCAACTGGCAGAACTCGGCTGCGACGATGACGTTGCCTCCGGACATGCAGATTTCAGGCGGCACGGCTACAGACCTAGCGTCGGGCACTACCTACAACCTGTCGACGACCACGACGGTCTCGGTGCCCGCAGGAGGCGCGGTCGCGCTCTACCAGTACCTGCCCACCTCGACTCTCAGCTCCACGTCGGTCAACTTCGGTTCGCAGACGGTCAATACTCAAACTGCTTCCACGGTGACTCTCTCGAATTCAGGCACAGGTCCCTTGCTGATCGCGAGCATGGGAGTCTCGGGAAGCCAGTCGTCCGATTTCTCCTACACCACGACCTGTGGCAGCTCACTGGCGGCCAATGCGAACTGCACGATCACGTTTACCTTCGCTCCCACCGCATCGGGCACGGAGACATCGACGTTCTCGCTGACGACCTCTCTGTCGACGACGGCGCAGACCATCTCGCTGAACGGCGCTGCGGTTGGCTATCCCACCTGGACCTCGCTGCGCAGCTCTGCAAGGTGGACCGCTTTCACTACGCCCGTGATTCTGGAGGCGCGGGTACGCTCCAGGGAAGGGCATCCGAGCGGCACGGTCACCTTCTACAACGGGAGCACATCGCTGGGGACGGGAACTCTGGACGGCTTCGGTGTAGCGAAGCTGAAGACGACGGCACTTCCTGAAGGGAAGGACTCGATTACGGCGAGCTATGGCGCATCGCCGGACTTTGCGGCGTCGACTTCTTTCTCGATAACGGAGATTGTCTTTCCCGACTGCACCGATCATCACCCCGGCGATCATCACGACGATGGCCCGCAATGGGACCAGTGGAGACACCGGCAATGCTGGGTCGTGCCAGGCGGGATCAACCCGGCTACAGTCGACGCTTCCGGAGGGCCCTCTCAACGCCGTTAGAGCATTTTCGGCTTAGTCGTTTACAAGGGCGGAAGCTATTTGCGTGGCTTCCTCCAGAAAAACCACCTTTCTAATCTTTCGGTGTAACGAGTAAAGCCAAAATGCCCCAGCGTAGCGGTCAAGATATCGCGGCAATAACAAGAAACGCCAAACGTAGTTCGCAAAACTTAAAGGAGACCAACATGCAATCCAAATGCAAAGCGCGCGCCGGATGTTTTAGGGGATGCGGCAAATATGCAATGACTGCAACTATCACTGTGTTGCTGTTCTCGGCAAACGCCCTAGCGCAGATCACCGGGCGCGGAACTCTGCTCGGCCACGTTACCGATCCAACCGGAGCCGTGGTCGTGGGTTCGACCGTGATGGTAACGAACGTTGCCACCGGCGTAAAAGTGGTCAAGACAACCGACAAGGCGGGCGCTTATGAGGCGGACGAACTCATCCCAGGACCATACACGGTCACCGTTGACGCGAACGGCTTCAAAACGCTGATACGGCAAGGCATAACGCTCATCACCGGCGCGACAGTCCTTGTGGACGTACCCTTGCAGATCGGCTCTGAAAGAGAGTCGGTCACGGTGGTGGCTAACGCCTCACCGCTCAACAACGGCTCGGGCATGGATGGGCAGGTGCTTGAGTCAGTGATCATTGCGGGCACTCCAGTGCCGGCCGACAACCCGGTTTTGCTGATGAAGCTGTCGCGCGGCGTGACGTCGACCACTGGCCTCGATCTGTATGAGAACGGTAGCTACAACGCGGGCGGCAACAACGCGAGTTTCGGTGCCTTTGGGATAAACAGTGCAAACCAGTTCAATACGGATGGCACACCCGGTGGGGGCCACGGAGTTGTACCCGAACCTGCGGATGCAGTGAACGAGATGCAGACCGACACGTCGGGTTTCGACGCCCAGGTAGGAAAGACGCTTGGCGTCAACATCACCATGACCACCAAGAATGGAACCAACGACTACCACGGGACGGTGCGCGAGATGTATCAGGACCAGCGCTGGCAGGCGTTCACCCACGCAGGCCGCATGAACTATATCAACAATGTGACGCTGAACCCCGTCTGCGAGACTGGGCAGAGCGCCTACAGTGCCGCCTTATGCGCCATCGCACAAGAAAAGTTTGGCAGGGCGGGAACGCACGAGCACAACTTTGGCGCCACGATTGGCGGACCCATCTCGCTGCCTTATCTCTTCCACGGCAAACTCAACGGAAAAGATAAGCTCTTCTTCTTCTTTTCGTATATCCGGAATCCCTTCACGGGCGTCGCCCCGGCCCAGAGTCTGACTGTTCCTACCGCGCAGGAACGGTACTACAATCCGACGACGAAGGCGCTCAACAGCGTTTTGGACTTCTCCGACGAGGTCTCCCCAACGGGGGTGCCTTACACCAACTACACCGAGACCTGCCCGGGGACAACCGCGGCGGCGGGCGGCAACAGCCCCAATCAAATCTACGATCCGGCAACGGTGGCCGCGGCTCCATGCCGTTCCGGCCACTATGTTCGCCAGCCCTTCGCGAATAACCAGATTCCAATTAGCCGCGTCATGAACCCGATGGCAAAGTTCCAGGATTATGAAGTGCCCCTGCCGAACAACTGCGGAGTCAATTGCACGGTTGGCGCCAACGGACTGGGGAACTATACGTACACCCGGCTTCAACCTCAGGTGTTTCAGAGCTTTGCCGAGCGGATCGACTATACCCCGACGGAAAACGATCGCTTCTTTGTCTCGGCAAATAAATATACCTACGTCCAGGAGACGAAGGGAGTCTCCACCGACGATATCGACGACCAGTTCGCCGATCAGGACAATTTCAGCATGACGTTCGGATATGTGCGCACCCTCGGTGCCAGGACCGTCATCGACACCTCCGTCGGCTACAACCGGAACGCGTCGGTTACGTTGTTTCCGAACGCATACAAATTTCCAGCCAGCTCCTTCCCTGGGCTGCCCAGCTATCTCGGGGCACAGGCGACGGCGATCGGAATCAACCAGGTCCCCGGCATCACCTTTAGCCCTCCTTCGGGCGGGTCGATCTATTCAGGCGTGACTAAGACGAACAGTATACCTACCTACAGCAAAGTCGCCTCGTTCCGTACCGGCATTACCCGTCAACAGGGAGATCACTCCCTGAAGGCTGGGTTCGAGTTCCAGGAGCAGGGGCGGGATGGCGGCGGCGGCGGCAACGTGCCGGGCAGTTTCAATTACGATTACACGTACACCCGGCAGTTCGACGACACCGCACTACAGACCCCGCAGCAGTTGGGTCCGGCCTATGCCGCGTTCCTGATGGGCTACCAGACCACCGCATCCTCTGACCAGAATGCCCTTTACAACGAGGTGAGTCCCTATTTCTCCGGCTATGTGAACGACACCTGGCGGATCAAACCCAAGCTGACCCTGATCGCCGGAATACGCTACGAGTACGAATTCGGACCGACCGAGAAAGACAACAGACTCATTACCCACTGGGATCCGTCGCAGCAGCTAATCATCGCCCCGGGAGCTGAGGCTGCGTATCTTACCAATCTCACCGCCTATAAGACGGCCATTGGAACCCTCCCGGCTCCGCCCAGCGCCATCGCCGTGCAAGGCGGTCCAGTATATGCGGGACAGAATGGTGCCAGCGCAAAGTGGTGGAGAGATGCCCGCAGGCTCTTGCCTCGTGTTGCATTGGCGTACCAACTTAAGCCGTCCATTGTGCTCCGCGGCGGATTCGGGGTGTTCTCCGACTCCTACAATGTCACGACCGCCTCTCCGGACCAGTCTGGATTTTCCTACACTACCTCAGACGCGGCCTCGACCAACGGCATCGGCGTCGGTCCCAGCGGCCCTACTTGGAGTTCTTCCAACGTCAGTCCGCAAACCGGAGGCCCCGTTCCCATGTCCGACCCGTTCTTTACCCAGGCGTCCGGACAGCGGTTTATCAGTCCGGTCGGCAATGCCCTGGGGAACATGGCTAAGGCTGGCCAGAGTTGGACCTACTACCCGGCAAACTTCTCGCCGGCCAAGGAAGAACGGTGGCAAGTCACCTACGAAGAGCAACTCGGGGCGAAGGGGCTGCTGGCCATCGATTACAACGGAGCATGGATTACGCACGAGTCCACTGTAGAAGACGGCGCAGGCCTAGATCACGGCCAGGCACAGGTTCCCGCCCAATATTACACCGGAGGCAACACCCCAAGTCCCAACTTGGCGATTCTCTCTACCCAGGTTCTGAATCCGTTCTACATTGGAAATTTCAGCGGGGTACAGACCTCAAATCCGACCGTCTACAACTTTGCGTTGGCATCTAACAGCTTCTTCACTTCGAAGACCACGAGTCTGGGTGCCTTGCTGCACCCATACCCGCAGCAGGCTGGACTGATCGTGCATGGCATGGATGGGCAGACGCGATTCAATCAGCTCGGCGTCTCCTATCTGAGACGTATGTCGCAAGGGGTCGCATTGAACCTCATTTATCAACGCACCTTCCAGTACGACCGGACCTTCTACATGAACGCGTTCGATCCGCTGCCTAGCTGGATACCCAGCAACAACTCCCGGCCATCGAGGCTCACTGTGACCGGCGTGTGGGACCTGCCACTGGGCAAACAGCAGAAGTGGGCAAACACCGGACTGCTGAGCGCGATCTTCGGCGGCTTCGAGTTTTCCGCCACCGATGAGCAGACGCAGGGGCCACTGGTTCTCTTCGGAAACCTGGCCTTCGCCGGCACTAATCCGGCAACAATTCGGAAGAACGGCGTCAATTACTCGCAATGGTTCGACACGTCGCAGTTTATTACGGCGTCGACGGGCCAGCTCAATACCTATAACCTGCGGGTTTTCCCGCCGTATATCGACGGCGTTCGTCAACAGGGCTATAACGACGTCAATATGGGCCTCCAGCGTTCGGCACCGATCTTCAAAGAACGGGCGCACCTCCTGATGCGGTTTCAATGCATGGACGTGTTCAATCACACCACGGCGGGAGCCATCAATACTTCTCCAACATCGACGCAGTTCGGCACGGCGGGAGCAGATGTTTCGAACTTTGCCCGGTGGATAGAAATCGCAGGCAAGATCACATTCTAGTTGCGGGCTAAACCGTCGCAATTGAACTTGGGCCTTTGGCCCAAGTTCAATTGCGACTTCTCAAAGGGCATGCGAACATCTTGGCTTAAGTTCCGGTGGCTACACGAGCGCGCATGCTTTTGGCAAGCCATAGGGCTTCGGCGATTCGATAGGGTTTCCTGCGCAAAGCTTAGGCAGCTCTCAATTTGAAGAATCGCCTCTTGGGCCAGAATCAACCAACCGTCCCTATCAAAGGAACCGCAGTGAGACAACATTTTCTTTCATTTCAGGTCCGTCGTGGAAAGCGCGACCGCGCAGACGACCATCGCGAACGATATTTTCGCCGCCCAAATCGTCGCCGTAAACGGGACATAGCAAAACTGAGGAGACGAGCATTGAGTAGCCTAAGCTGGATTAGCCAGGAATGCCAACGTTTTGCAATTGTGGTCTTGAATGGTCATGGCCTGAGAGACGATCTGCGAGTATCCGCCGAGTTGCACAAGACACAGCATCGTTCCGGGAGGGTTTTCCGTAGAGCCCTTTGGCGGGTGAGTGCGGTTTTCGCTCTCACATTGCTACAGGGGTCCGCGGCGACTGCCCAGAACCAGCCGTCCGACTCCGTTGCCGCGAAACCCGCCAGCGACTTTCCACACGCGCTCATTCCCGACCTCATCGCCGATCCCAGCATCGCTTTCATCGAAGGAGTCATCTATTGCTATGCCACCACTGACGGATACGGCGGAGGGCTTGCCGCCTCCGGCCCGCCCGTGGTCTGGACCTCTCGAGACTTCCTCAACTGGAGCTTCAACGGAACCCTCTTCGCTGCTGGATACGACGGCAAGTATTGGGCGCCGAGCACTCCGGTGCATCACGACGGTCACTACTACCTCTATCCCACTCTCAACGGCAAGATCACCGTCGTCGTCGCGGACCGGCCAGAGGGACCATTTCGCGCAATAGACGGGGGAGGACTTGGCAAAAGAGCCAACCCAACGCCGATGCCAATTACGATCGGAAAACCGATCGACGCTGAGGTCTTCGTAGACGACGACAATCAGGCTTACATGGTCTGGGCGCAACGCGGCATCGGTCGCCTCAAGCCCGACCTGGTCACATTCGACGGCCCCCAATCCACTGTCCAGACCAAACGCGACGGCTACTCCGAGGGGCCCTTCCTCTTTAAACGTGCCGGAGTCTACTACTACCTCTACACCCTCGGAGGTAATGAGAGCTACCAATACGCCTACATGATGAGCCGCGTCTCCCCCATGGGGCCGTGGACCGCCCCTGAGCAAGACATCATCTCGACTACCGATCGCGCCCAGCACATCTATGGCCCCGGACACGGTTCGGTCTTCCGCGATCCCAGCACGAATCGTTGGTACTTCGTGTATCTCGAGTACGGTCGCGGCGGTACGACGCGACAGGTTCTGGCTGACCGGCTCGAGTTCAATCCAGACGGCTCCATCAGGCCTGTTCAAGTTACAGCCGCGGGAGTCGGCGCACTGCGGTCAATGCCTCCCGAACCCGATCTGGCCAGCAGAGCCAAGGCGTACGCATCTTCCACCCTCGCCAGCTACAAGGTTCCTGCCCGCACCGACCGGGCCCTCGACCGCACCGAGACTTACATCCCCGGCAACGCGATTGACCACTCCAACGGCACTCGCTGGATGGCCAGCACCGCCGACAGCGACCCTTGGTTCATGCTTGACCTTGGTGCCGTCCAGCGGATCGCCCGCACCGAACTTTACTTCGTCAAGCCCACAGCTGGTCATGCCTATCTGCTCGAATACTCCAATGACGGGAAGCGTTGGAGGCCTTATGCGACACAGCACGAGCTCAAGGTGCAATCGCCGCACATCGACCATAAGGCTGTCAAGGCAAGATACCTGCGCCTGCGTGTCGTTCTCGGGGTCCCTGGGCTGTGGGAGTTTAAGGTCTTCGGATAATCAAGTACACGCGTCTCACCAACCCGCGGTCGCTTTGTCGTCCTCTTGTCGGTGTTGCGCAAATAGTGGTGGGCTTATCGTTGTCGATTTCCGAATCGCTCGCCGAGTCCGGAGCGGGAATTCGATCATCAGTACTGTCAACCATTTTGCAGAGGTCGTCAGGTAAGTTGCAGGCGAATCTGTTGTCGTAGAGTTTCGTATGCAGACAAGAAAGAGCGAATCATTCGGATATTCACCAAAACCACTGCGCAATGATATGCGGACGGCGGCCGCAAAAGCTGGTGTGTCCATCGCTACTGTTTCTCGCACTATCAACGGGGTGCCGACTGTCGACCCGAAAATCACCAAGAAAGTGTGGGCGGCCATAAAAGAGCTACAGTACCAGCCAAACACGCAAGCGCGAGCCTTGGTATCAGGACGATCTCGGCTGTTTGGCCTAATCATCTCGGATATTACGAATCCTTTTTCCCCGAGCTCATTCAGAACTTCGAAGACATTGCGGTCAGGTTTAGTTATGAGATCTTGATTGGCTCTACTGCCCATGATCCGACGCTCATGGAACGAGTCATTGATCGCATGTTGCAGCGTAATGTTGAAGGTGCAGCGGTCATGACCTTCGGAATCGATATGACCGCAATCGGTGTTCTCCAAGCCGTGGCTGACGCAGGCATCAAAGTGCCAGAGCAGATGTCAGTGATTGGTTTCGATGATATTCGCATCGCTCGTTATATGATTCCACCGCTGACGACTATTCAGATGTCCTGTCGCGACCTTGCACAGACTGCCTTTAACGCTCTTCGAGCCTACGTAGAACAGGATCACAAAAGCTGGCACCGCGACTACCCAATCTCGACGCAACTTTCAGTACGGCGAAGCACGAACATTCCAAAAGGAGCCTTGTCTGATCTCACACGTCGAGCCGGGTGTGAGACAACTGGAAGCTCTACTCCGCCAACCCGTACAAGAAAGAAGACAATTTAGTCCAACCTGCTGCAGCTGTGTTTATCTGTACGGTCCCTACGTGAAGCCTGTGGGCGACGAAAGGGTGAGAGGGAGAGGAGTTCTTCGACGATTGCTGAATTGTAGTTATAAGGCGAGTTGGGCCTTTCCGGGTACCTGTGGGGTTCTGAAGTATTGTGTGGGGCAGGAAATGATCATTCCTTGCCCCACACGCAGTCTGATTGAGGCTGAACTACTTCAGCGGGATATCTACGATCTGAATGGTGTAAGCGGGCACAGTGTATTGGCGTGTAATCTTTACCGTCGATTCGACTGGCATGATCGCCTCCGGTTTTGTGATGGAGTTCGTCGCTTGATAACTGCCCGCATGCAGCGAGTACAGCTTCGCGACACCGGCCCTTGCTCCTAGGAGGTTCAGATCCAGATCCTGCTGAAGGTTTGAGGCGTTGACCAGCTTCAAATGCAATATCTTGCTCTCGGTTGAGACGGTTGCCGAGTAGAAGAACTTGTCCGCCGCGCCATCGATTGAACTGTTCACCACCTGATCGCCTAAGTGCTCTGCGAAGAGGCATTGCGCGTAATAGCTCGGTGAACCGTAGCTCTGAAGGGCATCGTATCCAATCAAGTCGGTCGACCACTGCATCCCATGCACATTCACCAGGAGGGGAGCATAGCTCGCCATCACGATTACGTCGCTGTTGCGTTCCAGTCCGGTCATCCATGCGGCATCGCCCAGCGCATCGCCGAAGTCCGGCGTCGGAGAGCCCGATCGTGTCGCCCACTCGCCCACGAAAATCTTCATGCCATTTCGCGGTGCATCGTCGTACTGATGCACGATGTCGAACATTGCGGCAGGAGACTTGTAATAGTGGTCGTCGAGCACATCCGGTTCAGCTGACCTGCTCACCGTCACTTTGTTCGTCGCGATCAGCTTGTACTGCGGATACTTCTTTCGCAGCGCCAGCGCAAATTGTTCGAACCGCGCACTGTAACTGCCGGGGACCTTGTCAAAGAAATCTTCGTTGCCGATCTCGATATAGGTCAGCGGAAACGGCTTGGGATGCCCATCCTTCGCTCGCTCAGCACCCCACTTCGTCGAGACGTCGCCAGCTACATACTCGACTTCATCGAGCGCAGTCTGTACGTATGGCTCAAGGTCTTTCCCCGGCTGCACGACCTGATGCTGGAGAGCATAGCCCGCATAGACCGCGAGCACCGGCTCGATATGCAGGTCTTCGCACCAGTCCATAAACTCCAGCAAGCCAAACCCGTCAGTCGACCAATAGCGCCACGGAGAGGGATGGCCCGGGCGGTCGACGAGCGGGCCGATGGTCTTGCGCCAGTCGTACCAGTCGTTCAGAGTGTCGCCTTCGAGATAGTTACCCCCGGGAAGGCGCAGAAAGTGTGGATGCATCGCAGCCATCTTCTCCATGAGGTCGATACGGTTTCCGTTAGGCCTGTTGTTATAGGTTGGCGGGAAGAGCGTGACCATCTGTAGCCAGAGTGTCCCCGAGCGAGCGACGGTAAACTCGACATGATTGGTCGAGGAGGGCACAAGATTCGAAGTGGTCAGCTTGTACTCATAACGCTGCCACCCACCCGGAGACACATTGACGGTGGTAGAGGCGAGAACGGCGCCGGTGTCGTCGTCGATCAACTGCACTCGCAAGGGAAGTGTGGAGTCGAGATCGGTTTTCGCGTACAACTCACCATGGTAGAGGGAATGTGCGTATGCCGGGATTCCCCAGTTGCCGGTATTGCTTAGCCCAGCTTCGTTTGCGGGCGATGCCTGCTTGACCGAGAGCTTTTCGCTGGTGGGGAGCGCTGGGCTTGGACCGGTGGTCTTGTCTATTTCGACTTCGGCTTTCGCGTTGCCATTGCGAACTAATTCCCAGTTGGCGCCGCGAAAGGTATGGTTACCGAGAACTTGCGCATAAAGACCGCCCTCGTAAGAGTGGTTGATCTCTTCAGTCATCAACCCGTAGAGCATCGGGCTCACCGGATGGACTGCCTTCGTCGTATCGATCTCCAGCTTCGCTGCTTGCTGCGCTAATGTGGTTGAGGCGGCCACTGCGAGAAGTACAGCGACAAGAGAGTGGGCGATTTGCTTCGGCATCGTGTGAATCATCCTGTGTGGATTATGAGAATTCTGGCTCAAGCGCCATCAAAAATCTGAAGCCATCTCTAGTGAAGACCCACTCCTGATGGTTCTTCGCGGAGTGGTAAAGATCTATTTCTTCGGTGGGTCTGCCAATGTGAACGTGAGCGTCCCATATCCGAGTTGGTCAAATCCGCCGCTGTTTGGGCCATAGTCTCCTCCTCCTCCCTCAGGCCGCACCTTATTTGCACATTGAGTTATGTACGGGGATGAAAGTCTCTTTAAGACGACATAATGGTTATAGAGAAGCTCCCAGATGGGGCGGCCCGGACCGCGTCCTATGGGCGAAATCGTCTCCTGAGTTACGTCACTATTGGTGTAAACCGTATAGGGGACGTCGGAACCGAGATTGTACTTTGCAACGTATTCGGCGCCTTTGAGGAAGCGGTTATCATCGGCACCAAAGAGGTCGTCCCCTTGATTCCAGGCCATCTGACATATAGCGCCCGCCAGGCCAACCCCGAGTGTGGAATGACCTTGATCGCGTCCGGCTTCCTGCCACTGGCCAAGGCCGCCATCGTATAGTTTCCAAACCATGTGCTGCAAAGCTCCGTTGCCATTTCCGTGAAGGTAGTAGTCCATCGCAGCATCGTACGTACTCCGCTGGTCTGTGAAGATCCCGATCGCCATCATCGAGGCGATATTAGAGAGGTCCCAGTTTGCCCAGTAGTGATCGATTTTTGCACTGTTATGGTCCTTGAGAAATGCCGTGTTCATGGGAAGAAAGATCTGCAGCATCATTTTTTGAAACCGCTTTAAGTCCTCAGGCTTCCAGCCGGGATACTTGCGGATGACTTCTGCGGCGCAAGCTAACTCATATCCATAGATTCCGGAGGCAAGATACTTATCCGACGTACCTGTAATCTGCGTCAGCGTGGAGGACCAGGCGTTCAGGATCGCGACCGCCCTATCGGCAGCGGACTTGTCTCCGGATATCTGCCAATCGAGACCGTCGGCGTAGGCTGCGGCGATATCGTTGTAAAGAGAGGCATAGTTCTGCTTATTTGTGCCATTGGAGCCACGAACGACAATACTCTGAGGATTGGGGGACCAGGCCGCAGAGTCATGCCGATTCGTTCTCAACAGGTTCCAGGCGTCAATCCATGGAGAGGCCTTCCGGGCTACCATCAGCCGCATCCGGTTGTAGTCTTTCTGCGTATTCAAAAGGCCGGGATGCACGAATGATCCGTCAGCGGCGAGAGCACGGAGTGACACGCATGCCAAAAGGAAAAAAGTTGCGAAGCCGCGATTGGGCTTGCGAATGATCCGTTGTGTGTTGTTGCTTTTCATCAATCTCCGCCGAAGATTCTTTGTGATCGTCATACAAAGGAACGGAACAAACGATGCTTTGGGTGGATATGGTTCTCAACTCGGCAATCCATGGTTCCCTGGAGACTATGCCTAAGCTCTAAGAGCATTCCCTATAAAGGTTAGGATCGACGGATGGGCGAATAGTAATAACGTTATTATTATTCGAAAGAATAATAGGCTTGTAATCGAAGATATGTCAAGATATCGACGGAGAGTTTGGACGCGAAAAGACCGCTAATCACCATGGACATCAGAGCCTGGCCGCAATATCGGTATCAACCGCAACATGAATTTCGACGCAGGTTGATCGCGGTCTTGAGCTCATGCCGGCAAACTCTTCGCGCTTGCCAAAGCAATCGACTTCTGTAAAGTCAGCTAACTGCCATGGACCAGTCGGCGACCGAATAGCCGCCCACGGGGTTCGCTTCCACTTCAACCGTACCGTCCTTCCAATGGACCGACAACAGAGGTGCGCCGTTCTCGGTCAGTTCGAAGGGCAGGCTGCCATCTCCGTAGATCTTGACTGAGAGCTGTCGGCTGAAAGGATCTGCAACCGAGTTTGTTATGGGGGCCAGCGGCATAATGGAACCCGTCTTTACGAAGACGGGAATCTTGGTCTCAGTGGCCAGGATTTGCAGCTCCTTTCCGCCAACCAGGCGAGCACCGGTCCAGAAGTTATGCCAATCTCCTGGTGGCAGAACTAGCGTGCGAACCGCCTCATCCGCAAACAGGGGAGCTACGAGCATACGGTCACCAACCATCCAGGCATCGTCGATACCTGACAGTCCCGGAGTGTCTGGCCAGTCAAGCGTCAGCGCCCGAAACGGTGGCGTGCCGTCAGCGGCGTAACGCTCGAAAGCCGACTGTAGATAGGGCACAATCTGCATCCTCCAACCGATGATCTCCCGGCATTTAGCCTCCAAAGTTTCCCATCCG includes the following:
- a CDS encoding alginate lyase family protein translates to MKSNNTQRIIRKPNRGFATFFLLACVSLRALAADGSFVHPGLLNTQKDYNRMRLMVARKASPWIDAWNLLRTNRHDSAAWSPNPQSIVVRGSNGTNKQNYASLYNDIAAAYADGLDWQISGDKSAADRAVAILNAWSSTLTQITGTSDKYLASGIYGYELACAAEVIRKYPGWKPEDLKRFQKMMLQIFLPMNTAFLKDHNSAKIDHYWANWDLSNIASMMAIGIFTDQRSTYDAAMDYYLHGNGNGALQHMVWKLYDGGLGQWQEAGRDQGHSTLGVGLAGAICQMAWNQGDDLFGADDNRFLKGAEYVAKYNLGSDVPYTVYTNSDVTQETISPIGRGPGRPIWELLYNHYVVLKRLSSPYITQCANKVRPEGGGGDYGPNSGGFDQLGYGTLTFTLADPPKK
- a CDS encoding TonB-dependent receptor, with the protein product MTATITVLLFSANALAQITGRGTLLGHVTDPTGAVVVGSTVMVTNVATGVKVVKTTDKAGAYEADELIPGPYTVTVDANGFKTLIRQGITLITGATVLVDVPLQIGSERESVTVVANASPLNNGSGMDGQVLESVIIAGTPVPADNPVLLMKLSRGVTSTTGLDLYENGSYNAGGNNASFGAFGINSANQFNTDGTPGGGHGVVPEPADAVNEMQTDTSGFDAQVGKTLGVNITMTTKNGTNDYHGTVREMYQDQRWQAFTHAGRMNYINNVTLNPVCETGQSAYSAALCAIAQEKFGRAGTHEHNFGATIGGPISLPYLFHGKLNGKDKLFFFFSYIRNPFTGVAPAQSLTVPTAQERYYNPTTKALNSVLDFSDEVSPTGVPYTNYTETCPGTTAAAGGNSPNQIYDPATVAAAPCRSGHYVRQPFANNQIPISRVMNPMAKFQDYEVPLPNNCGVNCTVGANGLGNYTYTRLQPQVFQSFAERIDYTPTENDRFFVSANKYTYVQETKGVSTDDIDDQFADQDNFSMTFGYVRTLGARTVIDTSVGYNRNASVTLFPNAYKFPASSFPGLPSYLGAQATAIGINQVPGITFSPPSGGSIYSGVTKTNSIPTYSKVASFRTGITRQQGDHSLKAGFEFQEQGRDGGGGGNVPGSFNYDYTYTRQFDDTALQTPQQLGPAYAAFLMGYQTTASSDQNALYNEVSPYFSGYVNDTWRIKPKLTLIAGIRYEYEFGPTEKDNRLITHWDPSQQLIIAPGAEAAYLTNLTAYKTAIGTLPAPPSAIAVQGGPVYAGQNGASAKWWRDARRLLPRVALAYQLKPSIVLRGGFGVFSDSYNVTTASPDQSGFSYTTSDAASTNGIGVGPSGPTWSSSNVSPQTGGPVPMSDPFFTQASGQRFISPVGNALGNMAKAGQSWTYYPANFSPAKEERWQVTYEEQLGAKGLLAIDYNGAWITHESTVEDGAGLDHGQAQVPAQYYTGGNTPSPNLAILSTQVLNPFYIGNFSGVQTSNPTVYNFALASNSFFTSKTTSLGALLHPYPQQAGLIVHGMDGQTRFNQLGVSYLRRMSQGVALNLIYQRTFQYDRTFYMNAFDPLPSWIPSNNSRPSRLTVTGVWDLPLGKQQKWANTGLLSAIFGGFEFSATDEQTQGPLVLFGNLAFAGTNPATIRKNGVNYSQWFDTSQFITASTGQLNTYNLRVFPPYIDGVRQQGYNDVNMGLQRSAPIFKERAHLLMRFQCMDVFNHTTAGAINTSPTSTQFGTAGADVSNFARWIEIAGKITF
- a CDS encoding substrate-binding domain-containing protein: MGGHKRATVPAKHASASLGIRTISAVWPNHLGYYESFFPELIQNFEDIAVRFSYEILIGSTAHDPTLMERVIDRMLQRNVEGAAVMTFGIDMTAIGVLQAVADAGIKVPEQMSVIGFDDIRIARYMIPPLTTIQMSCRDLAQTAFNALRAYVEQDHKSWHRDYPISTQLSVRRSTNIPKGALSDLTRRAGCETTGSSTPPTRTRKKTI
- a CDS encoding family 43 glycosylhydrolase; the protein is MSAVFALTLLQGSAATAQNQPSDSVAAKPASDFPHALIPDLIADPSIAFIEGVIYCYATTDGYGGGLAASGPPVVWTSRDFLNWSFNGTLFAAGYDGKYWAPSTPVHHDGHYYLYPTLNGKITVVVADRPEGPFRAIDGGGLGKRANPTPMPITIGKPIDAEVFVDDDNQAYMVWAQRGIGRLKPDLVTFDGPQSTVQTKRDGYSEGPFLFKRAGVYYYLYTLGGNESYQYAYMMSRVSPMGPWTAPEQDIISTTDRAQHIYGPGHGSVFRDPSTNRWYFVYLEYGRGGTTRQVLADRLEFNPDGSIRPVQVTAAGVGALRSMPPEPDLASRAKAYASSTLASYKVPARTDRALDRTETYIPGNAIDHSNGTRWMASTADSDPWFMLDLGAVQRIARTELYFVKPTAGHAYLLEYSNDGKRWRPYATQHELKVQSPHIDHKAVKARYLRLRVVLGVPGLWEFKVFG
- a CDS encoding alpha-L-arabinofuranosidase C-terminal domain-containing protein, translated to MPKQIAHSLVAVLLAVAASTTLAQQAAKLEIDTTKAVHPVSPMLYGLMTEEINHSYEGGLYAQVLGNHTFRGANWELVRNGNAKAEVEIDKTTGPSPALPTSEKLSVKQASPANEAGLSNTGNWGIPAYAHSLYHGELYAKTDLDSTLPLRVQLIDDDTGAVLASTTVNVSPGGWQRYEYKLTTSNLVPSSTNHVEFTVARSGTLWLQMVTLFPPTYNNRPNGNRIDLMEKMAAMHPHFLRLPGGNYLEGDTLNDWYDWRKTIGPLVDRPGHPSPWRYWSTDGFGLLEFMDWCEDLHIEPVLAVYAGYALQHQVVQPGKDLEPYVQTALDEVEYVAGDVSTKWGAERAKDGHPKPFPLTYIEIGNEDFFDKVPGSYSARFEQFALALRKKYPQYKLIATNKVTVSRSAEPDVLDDHYYKSPAAMFDIVHQYDDAPRNGMKIFVGEWATRSGSPTPDFGDALGDAAWMTGLERNSDVIVMASYAPLLVNVHGMQWSTDLIGYDALQSYGSPSYYAQCLFAEHLGDQVVNSSIDGAADKFFYSATVSTESKILHLKLVNASNLQQDLDLNLLGARAGVAKLYSLHAGSYQATNSITKPEAIMPVESTVKITRQYTVPAYTIQIVDIPLK